Proteins from a genomic interval of Thermoanaerobacterium thermosaccharolyticum DSM 571:
- the ilvN gene encoding acetolactate synthase small subunit: protein MHIISVLVNNHSGVLSRVVGLFSRRGYNIESLAVGTTEQNDQSRITLTVNGDDYVITQIIRQLSKLYDVIKVQDVGKFPNVSRELVLVKVEINSNTRDDIMHIVETFRGKVIDISLNSIIIEITGDSEKVEAFIKLIKQFQVRELTRTGLISLERGNRILKEYEEEF, encoded by the coding sequence ATACACATTATATCTGTCTTAGTAAATAATCATTCTGGTGTTTTATCTCGAGTTGTAGGCCTTTTCTCGAGAAGAGGTTACAACATCGAAAGTCTTGCAGTTGGTACTACCGAGCAGAATGATCAATCTCGTATTACACTAACAGTCAATGGTGACGATTATGTAATAACACAAATAATAAGGCAGCTTAGCAAGTTGTATGATGTCATTAAAGTTCAGGATGTTGGTAAATTTCCCAATGTTTCAAGAGAACTTGTACTTGTAAAAGTGGAGATAAATTCTAATACACGAGATGACATCATGCATATAGTGGAAACCTTCAGGGGGAAAGTCATTGATATTTCGTTAAATTCAATCATCATTGAAATCACTGGTGATAGTGAAAAAGTAGAGGCATTTATAAAACTTATCAAACAATTTCAAGTCAGAGAACTTACAAGAACAGGTCTTATATCTCTAGAAAGAGGAAATAGAATTTTAAAAGAATATGAGGAGGAATTTTAA
- a CDS encoding 2-isopropylmalate synthase, whose amino-acid sequence MGDRKVIVFDTTLRDGEQTPGVNFDKDSKYRIAKQLVSLGVDVIEAGFPAASNGNFEAVKHIAENIDDVVVAGLSRCVKSDIDKTYEALKNAKKSRIHLFIATSDIHLKYKLKISRDEALKMAVDSVKYASGKFDEIQFSAEDASRTDWDFLVKIFNEVVDAGAKIINIPDTVGYAVPKEFEKLVEYVKKHIHDKDNVTISVHCHNDLGMAVVNSLSALENGADQVEVTVCGIGERAGNASLEEVIMAINTRKDYFNLLHSINTREIFSTCKLVSELSGIDLQPNKAIVGSNAFRHTAGIHQHGVINNKATYEIMRPEDIGITTDHISMGKLSGRNAFELKLKNMGYELSRDEMNLAFKKFKDVADNKKIVNDNEIKAIVDDVISNSKSIKEGELWG is encoded by the coding sequence ATGGGGGATAGAAAAGTCATTGTATTTGATACAACATTAAGAGATGGTGAGCAAACACCTGGTGTGAACTTTGACAAAGACAGTAAATATAGAATAGCAAAACAGCTTGTTTCACTTGGTGTAGATGTTATAGAAGCTGGTTTTCCTGCTGCATCAAACGGCAACTTCGAAGCTGTAAAGCATATAGCAGAAAATATTGATGATGTAGTTGTGGCAGGATTATCAAGATGTGTAAAAAGTGATATAGATAAAACTTATGAAGCACTGAAAAATGCCAAAAAATCAAGAATACATCTTTTCATAGCAACATCTGATATTCATTTGAAATACAAATTAAAAATATCCAGAGATGAAGCATTAAAAATGGCTGTTGACAGTGTAAAATATGCTTCAGGTAAATTTGACGAGATACAATTTTCTGCAGAAGATGCTTCAAGGACAGATTGGGATTTTCTTGTGAAAATATTTAATGAAGTTGTTGATGCGGGAGCAAAAATAATCAATATACCTGACACTGTAGGCTATGCGGTTCCAAAAGAATTTGAAAAGTTAGTAGAATACGTTAAAAAGCATATACATGATAAAGACAATGTTACAATAAGCGTTCACTGTCACAATGACCTTGGAATGGCTGTTGTGAATTCCCTTTCAGCATTGGAAAACGGTGCTGATCAAGTGGAAGTAACTGTGTGCGGAATAGGTGAGAGAGCAGGAAATGCATCGCTGGAAGAAGTTATTATGGCAATAAATACGCGAAAAGATTATTTCAATTTACTTCACAGTATAAATACAAGAGAAATATTTAGTACCTGCAAACTTGTAAGTGAACTTTCAGGCATCGATCTACAACCTAATAAAGCGATTGTAGGTTCTAATGCATTTAGACACACTGCTGGAATTCACCAGCATGGCGTGATAAACAATAAAGCAACGTATGAAATAATGAGGCCTGAAGATATAGGTATAACTACAGATCATATATCTATGGGGAAGCTATCTGGCAGAAATGCCTTTGAACTGAAATTAAAAAATATGGGATATGAACTTTCACGTGATGAAATGAACTTAGCTTTTAAAAAGTTTAAAGATGTAGCTGATAATAAGAAAATTGTAAATGACAATGAAATAAAAGCGATTGTAGATGATGTTATTTCGAATTCGAAAAGTATCAAGGAGGGAGAGCTTTGGGGTTAA
- the ilvC gene encoding ketol-acid reductoisomerase, with protein sequence MARMYYDEDADLNLLKGKKIAIIGYGSQGHAHALNLKDSGLDVVVGLYEGSKSAERARENGLTVLSVDDACEAADVIMILIPDEKQSKVYKENIEKHLKPGNALAFAHGFNIHFHQIVPPEYVDVFMVAPKGPGHLVRRVFTEGKGVPDLVAVHQNYTGKAFELALAYAKGIGGTRAGVLETTFKEETETDLFGEQAVLCGGVTELMKAGFETLVEAGYQPEIAYFECIHEMKLIVDLIYEGGFANMRYSISDTAEYGDYVTGKRIITKDTRNEMKEVLTEIQNGEFAKKWLLENNVGRPQFNAMREREANQQLEKVGKELRGMMSWLKKK encoded by the coding sequence ATGGCAAGAATGTATTATGATGAGGATGCGGATTTAAATCTATTGAAAGGCAAGAAAATTGCGATAATTGGCTATGGAAGCCAAGGTCATGCACATGCTTTAAATCTTAAAGATTCAGGGCTTGATGTTGTTGTGGGTCTTTATGAAGGAAGCAAATCTGCTGAAAGAGCTAGAGAGAATGGACTTACAGTATTAAGTGTTGATGACGCGTGTGAAGCAGCAGATGTTATAATGATTTTGATACCTGATGAAAAGCAATCGAAGGTGTACAAAGAAAATATTGAAAAGCACTTAAAACCAGGGAATGCATTGGCATTTGCACATGGCTTTAACATACATTTCCATCAAATAGTGCCGCCAGAATATGTTGATGTGTTTATGGTTGCACCAAAGGGACCTGGGCATTTGGTAAGAAGAGTATTTACTGAGGGAAAAGGCGTACCAGATTTGGTTGCGGTGCATCAAAATTATACTGGAAAAGCTTTCGAACTTGCATTAGCTTATGCCAAAGGTATTGGTGGAACGAGAGCAGGTGTCTTGGAAACTACATTTAAAGAGGAGACAGAAACAGATCTTTTTGGAGAACAGGCGGTTTTGTGTGGCGGCGTTACAGAACTCATGAAAGCTGGATTTGAAACATTGGTAGAAGCGGGATATCAGCCTGAAATAGCGTACTTTGAGTGTATACATGAAATGAAGCTTATAGTGGATTTGATCTATGAAGGCGGATTCGCAAACATGAGGTATTCTATATCTGACACGGCAGAATACGGTGATTATGTGACAGGTAAGAGAATAATCACAAAAGATACTAGAAATGAAATGAAAGAAGTTTTAACTGAGATACAAAATGGAGAATTTGCAAAAAAATGGCTTTTAGAGAACAACGTAGGAAGGCCACAGTTTAATGCAATGAGAGAAAGAGAGGCAAATCAACAACTTGAAAAAGTAGGAAAAGAGCTCCGCGGAATGATGTCATGGCTTAAAAAGAAATAA
- the leuC gene encoding 3-isopropylmalate dehydratase large subunit: protein MGLTLTQKILADKAGYDVHPGDLIEIDVDMVLGNDVTSPVAIKEFLKIGVKNVFDKEKIALVPDHFVPNKDIKSAEQVNIVRKFAREYGIVNFFEVGKMGIEHALLPEKGLVLPGDVVIGADSHTCTYGAITCFSTGIGSTDMACAMATGKAWFKVPEAIRFNLKGKLNKWVSGKDVILYIIGMIGVDGALYKSMEFTGDISSLSIDDRFTIANMAIEAGAKNGIFDYDEITETYVKGRANRKYKVFKADKDADYVESYDIDLSKIKPQVAFPHLPENTKPIDEVGNIKIDQVVIGSCTNGRISDMEVTYEVLKGKKVHPDVRLIIFPATQDIYLECVKRGYIEEFIKAGAAVSTPTCGPCLGGHMGILAKDERAISTTNRNFVGRMGHTESEVYLASPAVAAASAIKGCIASPEEVV, encoded by the coding sequence TTGGGGTTAACTCTTACACAAAAAATTTTAGCTGATAAAGCAGGCTACGATGTGCATCCTGGCGATTTAATAGAGATAGATGTGGACATGGTTCTTGGAAATGATGTCACATCACCTGTTGCAATAAAGGAATTTTTGAAGATAGGCGTAAAAAATGTATTTGATAAAGAGAAAATTGCACTGGTTCCAGACCATTTTGTTCCTAATAAAGACATAAAATCTGCGGAACAGGTTAATATTGTAAGAAAATTTGCCAGGGAATATGGAATTGTAAACTTCTTTGAAGTTGGAAAGATGGGAATAGAACATGCCCTTTTACCTGAAAAAGGTTTAGTTCTGCCTGGTGATGTCGTCATAGGTGCAGATTCTCATACATGTACCTATGGCGCCATAACTTGTTTTTCAACAGGAATAGGAAGTACAGATATGGCATGTGCGATGGCTACAGGTAAGGCATGGTTTAAAGTTCCTGAAGCTATCAGGTTTAACTTAAAAGGCAAGCTTAATAAATGGGTAAGTGGTAAGGATGTAATACTGTACATCATAGGAATGATAGGCGTTGATGGTGCGCTGTATAAATCTATGGAGTTTACAGGTGATATCTCTTCTTTATCAATTGATGACAGGTTTACAATTGCAAATATGGCAATAGAAGCAGGGGCTAAAAATGGTATTTTCGATTATGACGAAATTACCGAAACATATGTTAAAGGGAGAGCAAATAGAAAATACAAGGTATTTAAAGCCGATAAAGATGCAGATTACGTTGAAAGCTATGATATAGACTTATCAAAAATAAAACCACAAGTAGCATTTCCACATTTACCTGAAAACACAAAGCCAATAGATGAAGTAGGAAATATAAAGATAGATCAAGTTGTGATTGGTTCTTGTACAAATGGACGTATAAGCGATATGGAAGTAACGTATGAAGTTTTAAAAGGTAAAAAGGTTCATCCAGATGTTAGATTGATAATTTTCCCCGCTACACAGGATATATACCTTGAATGTGTAAAGAGAGGATATATAGAAGAATTTATAAAAGCAGGTGCAGCAGTATCTACACCAACATGTGGTCCATGTTTAGGTGGTCACATGGGAATACTTGCAAAAGATGAAAGAGCAATATCCACCACAAATAGAAACTTTGTAGGAAGGATGGGCCATACTGAAAGTGAAGTGTACTTAGCAAGCCCTGCAGTAGCTGCTGCATCAGCCATAAAGGGATGTATAGCAAGTCCTGAGGAGGTGGTATAA